AACGTCTCGCCTCCTCATTCCCCTCCACCGGCTGCCGATCTCTGTTATTCAACATCCAAAAGAGCCAGGATAAACATTAATGAGCAACAACCAGTCCATTTCGTGAAAATTCCTGTTTTAAACCAGAAAAAATACAAAATATTATACAAAACCAGCCGAGTACAAAAAGGCAGCCAGCTTATGTTGAGAGCAGAAAGGGAGAGTTACAGAATGCTCGGCATGTTGCCAAAACAAAAAAATGTCACCGGGTGACAAAATTTCACTGCTAAGACAGTAATTTAGGAATAGTTCTTGAAATCAAGAAAAAAGCAGGATAGTATCTTAACAAAAAAATACGCATCAAAATTAAATCGGCATAAGGAGTAAATTGCCGGAGAGAACTCAAGTAACGGGGTAAAGTATGCTGGGAAAAGTTTTTTGGGGCTTAGTGATTTTGCTGTTTATTGGGATATTAGTGATCCCGTTTATCCTGCCCTCTTATTATGCCGACCAAGCCGAGACACAATATAATAACGAGCAATATAGCGGAAACTTCGATGACGATGCGGACGACGATGACGACTTTGATATCCATTTCAAGAAAAGCCGCAAAAAGAGTTCGAAAAAAGGTTTTTTCTCAAGAAGTGTCCGTTCATCAGGCGGTTCTCGTAGCTACCGTAGCGGCAAATAATCATTCTCCATGCCTTCTGATCAATTTCGCCTGACCAAGTCACGGGCAGCGGTGCTGCAAGTCTCCGTGCTGGTGGTCGCGCTCTGCGGCATTGTCTATGAGCTGCTTATCGCCACGGTTTCTTCCTATCTGCTCGGTGACTCGGTACGCCAGTTTTCCGTCACCATCGGCCTGTTCATGGCGGCAATGGGTCTCGGTGCCTATATCACCCGCTTTGTGAACCACCACCTCATTGCTCGTTTCGTGATCATTGAAATCCTAGTGGCTTTAGTCGGCGGCCTCTCCACGGTGATCCTCTTTCTGGTGTTCCCCTGGACAGGATTTTATCAGCCCACCATGTACGGGCTGATTATCATCATAGGTACCTTGGTGGGCATGGAGATCCCTCTGCTGACCCGAGTTCTGAGCGAGACCGGCGATATTCGCCGTTCCATTGCTGATGTCCTTTCCCTGGATTACGTGGGTGCCCTGATCGGCTCTGTTGCCTTTCCCCTGTTTCTTTTACCCTTTCTGGGCCTGTTTCGAGCAAGCTTTGTTATCGGTTTTTTTAATGCCGGAGTAGCCCTGTTCAATGTCGCTGTTTTTTCGACCCTGCTCCGCTTTCCGAGAAGATATGCCGCCTTAGCCCTTTTGGTCTGTGCCTTGTTGATCTCGACCTTGATTACCAATGAACGGATCACCGCTTTTGCTGAAGGCCAGCTCTATGCAGACAGGATCATCTTCTCTGAACAGACCCCGTATCAAAAAATCGTTCTGACCAGAGAAGAGGGAATCAACCGGCATCGCCTCTATCTTGACGGCCATATTCAATTTGCCGAAGTCGATGAATACCGCTATCATGAGGCCCTGGTTCATCCGGTACTGTCCTCGCCCGGCCCTCGCAAAGAGGTTTTAATCCTCGGCGGCGGTGACGGTTTAGCGGTCCGGGAAATCCTGAAATACAACGAGGTGCAGCGGATTATCCTGGTGGATATTGATCCGGCCATCACCAGGATCTGCTCAACCTTGGCCCCGATCACTCGCCTGAATCAGGGTTCTCTGGACGATCCTCGGGTGCGTATTTATAATGAGGATGCCTTTGCCTTCCTGCGTCAAAGCAAGGAGATTTTTGATCGGGTTATTATTGATCTGCCGGACCCCCATAACGAGGCGTTGAGCAAGCTGTACAGTGTTGAGTTTTATACGCTGCTGGCCCGACGGCTGACTGCGGACGGTTTGGTGGTCAGTCAGTCCACCTCGCCCCTGATGACGCGGGAGACCTTCCGGGCAATCGGTGAGACCATGGGCAGTGCTGGCTTCGAGGTCCTGCGTTACAAGGTCAATGTCCCGTCCTTTGCCGGGGACTGGGGCTTCACCTTAGCCGGTCGCCCCGGTCATCTGCCGACCGCTTTTGCCATCCCGGAAGCCAAGACCCGCTTTCTCACCAGCCGGGTAATGGAGGCGGCAACAGTTTTTGCCAAGGATGAACAGGTGGTCTCGGCCTTGACCAATTCTCTTTTTGAACCCAAACTCTACCTGACCTATAACCGGGAAGCTGCCCGTTGGTAAATCATTTGACAAGGAGGAGCATATAATGATCAATTTCACAGAAACCGCTGAACTGTATTACGGTATGCTGTATATCATTCTGGGAATTGCCGTGCTGGCACTCAGTAAATTTATCGTCAACCTGATGACTCCCTATAAAATAAATAAGGAGCTGATTCATTCCGATAATCCGGCCTTGGGCGTTACCTTGGCAGGCTATTATGCCGGAGTGGTCATCATTTTTCTCGGATCGGTCATCGGAGAAAGCGGGACAGCGTCGGCAACTGTCGGCAGTCTTTTCCTTGAAGCCGGGATTGATCTGTGTTATGCCGTGTTCGGTATCCTGGCCCTGAATCTCTGCCGCAAGGTGGTGGATCTGGCTATTCTCTATAAATTCAGCACGGTCAAGGAAATCATAACCGATCGCAATGTGGGGACCGGAGCAGTAGAGGCCGGGGCCATGATTGCGACGGCCATGATGATCGCCGGGGCAGTCAACGGTGAGGGGTCGTTCCTCTCCACCTTGGTTTTCTTTATCCTCGGCATGGGCCTGCTCATTCTGTTCAGCCATTTCCATGCCTTCCTGACCCCTTATGACGACCACGATGAAATAGAAAAAGATAACGTGGCTGCCGGTGCCTATCTCGGTTTTTCTCTGATCGCACTCGGAATTATTGTGCTCAAGGCCACTGCTGGCGATTTTATCAGTTGGGGCTATAATCTCTCCTGGTTTGCTGGCTATGCGGTGCTGGGTTTTCTCGGACTGGCCGTGCTCCAAAAGATAATCCTGATGATCTTTCTGCCCGGTGCGAATATTGAAGAGGAAATCAGCCGTGATCGCAACCTGAATATCGCCTGGATCGGCGGCACCATGAGTATCGGTATTGCTACTTTTATTTTCTTTCTGCTATAAACGATGGAATTGGGAAAAGACGTGAAAATGGAAGAAGGCACTGTATTCCATGCCGCGCTCTCCTTTCGGAATGTGGGAGCGAATCTCGGTGATAAGAAATTACTGCAAAAGGTGGCGGAACGAATCGTTGGGCATTTCCGCCTGGATGTGGTTGATGTGCATTGGCATTACTATGCCCCTGTTGGCATCACCGGGGTTTATGTCCTGCAACAATCCAGTCTGACCCTGCATACTTGGCCGGAATTTAAAAAACTGGTTATTGATGTCACCACCTGCGGCTCTGAGGTGGATCTGGAAATCATCCTGCCGGAATTAAAGGCAGTGCTATGCACAAATACGGTGCAGCTTTCTGCAGAGATTCTTTAGCCGTTAGTGTACCCTGGATATTGACTTTTCCTCTGCTTTGTGTTCAGCTGAAAAGATAAAATAGAGTCGTTTTATTGATCAAAACGTTACAAGGGAATGCAACAGACCCGCCAAAGGATGATATGTAATGAACGAGTACCGTCAAGCCCACAGTGTCGCGTTCTATGATGCCGGTGTTACGATAACTAATGCCACAAGATCAGCCACAAGATCAAATAGTGCGGATAACCAAGGTTACCCCTTGGCAACAGGAATACCACCGGGAAGTTTCACTGTCCCGGAAAGCGATCTCAGCAGTCTGAAAAGTGAATTCAGGACGGGCAAGCAGTTTTCTCTGCCCACAGGAAGAAGGCAGGGAGGCGGATTGAGTTTTCATAAAACGCTTTCCTCGTATAACGAGACCTTGGGCGAGGACGCACGGGTGAAAAATCTTCTGATACGGATCGACGGTCCGCAACTGCTTTCCATCCAGATTGTTGAAGAACGACAGAGTGCAGAGGGGAAGCATAGTGAAACTAAAGAAATAACCTATTGCGGTTTTTTTGCTATTGAATGGGCAACTTCAGAACTCTAACCTGAGTCTTCACAGCGTTTATGCCCGTTTTTCGACTTTCTGGCGAAATCATCTTTCCAGATCCTCAGCTTGCTGAGCCGGACGGCTTGTTGGCTGTGGGTGGTGATCTTGCCCCAGCCCGCATTCTTGCCGCCTATTCGCAGGGTATTTTTCCTTGGTATTCGGACACTGAACCCATCCTGTGGTGGTCTCCTGTGCCGAGATTGGTCTTACTTCCTGAAGAATTTCATCTTTCTAAACGGCTTGCCCGGACAATTCGGAAAAAGATTTTTGAGGTTCGTGTAGACACAGCCTTTGCAGAGGTTATTTTTTCCTGTGCATCAATACGTCGGGACGCCGGAAAAGGAACCTGGATTACTCAGGAAATGCAGGATGCCTATATTCATCTGCACGAGCTAGGGTTTGCCCATTCCGTGGAATCCTGGTTTGAGGGAGAGTTGGTCGGCGGGTTGTACGGTATTTGTCTGGATCGTTTTTTCTTTGGGGAGTCTATGTTCAGCCGCAAGGACGATGCCTCAAAGGTTGCCTTGGCCACATTGATGGAGAACGCGGAGTGCTTGAACATCCGTGCCGTAGACTGCCAGATGACCACAAAACATATGCTCCGTTTCGGCAGCCGGGAAAGAAGCCGTGAGGAATTTGAAGAACTGCTGGAGCAGTTTATTCAGCAGATTGTTCCGCAGCAACCGTGGCGGTTTGCCGGGTAACGTATATTCGGTATAGGACTGAGGACTGTAGGGACACGGCATGCCGTGTCCCTACGGTTCTATGGGGTTACTGCTCAAAATCAAAGGAATAGCGCAGATCCGAGCGATCCAGGTGGCGGATAATTCTTTTCAGCCCTTGGAGATTTGTCACTGTAAAGCGCACCTCCCAGGAGGGGACGGCAGTTGATTTCTGCCCGGTTCTTAGCACATCCGTGACTTGCAGGGCATCCGGGGCAAGAGAAATGAGTTTAAAGACACGTTTTGCCGTTGCCGCGAGAATGGTGATCTTCTGCTCTTTTTTTACAGGGGTGGCAGAGAGCTTCCAATGCACCTCAACCGCATCTTCTCGCTGAAATTTCATTTTTTTTAGCTGAAAGCAGTCCTTGCAATGGTGGGAGATGCCCCGTCTGCTGAGTAGGCCCACGCTGCCCTTATCCAGCGGAGTTGGTTTGCAGCAGGCTGATGATTTGACCACAACCGGATCAACCGTAGTTAACTCGATTCGGTTTAGAATTCCAGTGGGTTGCGGTAAGATGTCATTGCTTCTCATCTGCAAGCCGTTGCGGATCTCGTAGATCAACTCCCGCAAACGTAGCTGCCCCTGGCCTACCTCTTGAAGGAGCTCTTCTCGTGAGGCGAGATTGAAATAGACCAGGATATGCTCCATGCCCTGCTGCTCAAGCAGATCGTAGGAAAGGCCGTAGCGGCGCATTTCTTGCTCCAATACGGAACGACCTGTTTCCATCGACACAGCCTGAATTCGTTTGCGAAAGACCTTGGTCAACTCGCTTCTGGCCCTCGGGGTTTGGCAACAATGCTGCATGCTCAGGTCAAAATTGATCGGCTGATTCCGGCGAAGAATCCTGACCACATTACCGTCCTGTAGCACCTCATTTGGCTTCACCTTTCGGTTGCCGATAATTGCCCCTGTACAGGTGTGGCCAATATCTGTGTGGATACGGAAGGCAAAATCGAGAACCACGGAATGCACTGGCAGGCAGATAAGATCACCCTGAGGTGTATAGGTGTAGATCTCCTTGCGTCCGCCAGCAGCGATCATATCCCGGTAGGAAACAGCATCGTTATTGCCAAGGATTTCGAACATCTCTTGGATTTCTCGGACAAAACGACCCTGATTCTTCTCGTTGGGATTCCAGTCCTTGACCAAGCCGCGCTGGGCACTGCGGGCCATCTCTTCGGTGCGGATTTTAAAGAGGTATTTATTTCCTTCAATAATCGCCCGCGCATGCAACCCCTGATAGCCAGTGGGTTTGGGGTTGGCGATAAAGTCGCGGATGGTTCTGGGGATAGGCGGATAGAGTTGGTTCAAGATACCAAGGGTCTGGTAGCAACAGGTTCTTTGTTCCACAGTGATCAGGATTTCCTGAGGCACTTCCAGTTCTTTTTTGAGGATTTGGTTCCTAATATCATAATAGCCCCAGAGCCCCTTGGTACGGACGGCTATCTCTGCCTTGACACCGGCAGCAGTTAGGCCCTCGTTCAGATTGGTGGTGAGGCTAACTAAATTAGGATTTTTTTCTAACCTATTGATATACTGCCTGAGCTTCTGTCCCTGTTTGGGGAATTTATAGGAAAGTGCCCGGGTGTACAGTTCACGTTTCAGGGCAAAGAGGCCGAGTATGGTGGCCAGGGGGGCGTAAAAATCCAGAGTTTCTTCGGCAATGCGTTGTCGTTTATACCGGGGCATAGAGCCGAGGGTGCGCAGGTTATGCATCCGGTCGGCTAGTTTGACCACCATCACCTCTGGTCGGACCGCTGCACCGGTGAAAAGTTTGCGATGAACGAGTTTTTTCAGGGCCTGCTTATCCCCGCTATGGTGCTTGACCTTGGTACACCCGACCACAATGGCTTCCACATTGGGCCCGAATTTTTTCCGGATCACCTCCGGCGTGATGTCCTCCACATCCTCGATGGTATCGTGGAGCAGGCCAGCTGCTAGGATTTCACAGTTATGAACATCCATTTCCTCGGCAAGGATGCGGGCGGTTGCACAGGGATGGATAATATACGGATCGCCGGACTTGCGCATCTGACCGTCATGAGCGGAAAAAGCGAAGTCCAGGGCCTCATAGAATACCGAAGTCTCATCTCCCGAGCCTATGAATGATGACATCTCTTGTCGATACTTTTCCAGATCAAACCGCCCCATATTCCTTTCCTTTCCTTAGACGTTGCTTTTTATTTACCGAAAAGTAATGTACACTACTCTTCAGGATAAGCAAACTAAGATAACTGAAGCAACTATGGAGAAAATCTGTCCTCCCCTATCTGAAAAAACGAAGGATCAGGGAAAAACAGAAGACGAATGGCAAAAAAAAGAAATAGAGGGTCCAGGAAGACAACTGGGGTCCCGAAGACTCGGCAGCACAACGATCAAGAACATTCCCTGAGCAAAACCTTGCTCTCCTTTTTCCGGAAACAGACAAAACCGGTCTCTCTGGATACAATCATAAACGAGCTCACTCCGACCCCGCCTTCCCGAAAGCTCCTCAAAGAAACGCTTGCCAGCCTGGAAAAAGACGGCAAGCTTAATCGGCGAAGACAGCGTTGGGTCATCGCGAACAGGCAAGAGCCGGTCCGTGCGACCCTTTCCCTCACCGCGAAAGGCTTTGGTTTTGCCGTGCTTGAGGGCAATGTGGCCAGACAGCAGAAGGATGTTTTTATTCCTGCCGCAGCCCTGAACGGGGCAACCCACGGCGATACGGTTCTGATACAGCCTGCCGGCTCTCCCAAACGTCCAGAGGGAGAAGTTGTGGAGGTGGAGAAACGGGCTTTCACCCATGTCTGCGGCATATACATGAGCGGGAAAAATACCGGTTATGTGGCCCCGGATAATGATAAGCTGCCCACCAGTATCCAGGTCCGCCGCAATGATGCTATGGATGCCGATGACGGGATGGCGGTGCGGGTGGAGATCCTTGATTACGGTGCCAAACAGCGAATGCCGGTGGGCAGGGTTGTGGAAATTCTCGGGTCGGCGGAATCAGTGGCGGTGCAGATTCGTATGACTGTGGAGCAGTTTCAGCTGTCCCGTTCGTTTCCGGAAAACGTGGAACGGGCGGCAGCCAATCTCGTACCGCTGACCGAACCGGAATCGGGCAGAAAAGATTTGCGTTATCTCCGCCATGTCACCATTGACGGGGCCACGGCCAAGGATTTTGACGATGCCATTGCGGTTCAGAAAACCAAGAAGGGCTTTCGCCTCTTTGTCTCCATTGCCGATGTCAGCCATTATGTGCGACCGGGATCTGCCATTGATCAGGAGGCTTATCAGCGCGGTACCAGCGTGTATCTGCCGGATCTGGTCCTGCCCATGCTGCCGGAGCGGCTTTCCAATGATCTCTGCTCCCTGGTTCCTGATCAGGATCGCCCAGCCTTTACTGCTATCTTGGATTTTGACCAACAAGGCCTTAGGAATGGGGCCAAATTTACCCGGAGTATGATCCGCAGCCATCAGCGTTTTACCTATGATACGGTCAATCAGGCCATTTATCTCGGCGATAAGGACGTGCGACGGGAACATAAATCCCTGCTGCCCATGTTGGAAAAAGCCAAAGACCTTGCCGCCCTGCTCAATAAGCAGCGTATGCAGCGAGGGGCCTTGGGCTTTACTGTCCCGGAGAGCAATATTGAGCTTGAAGGAGACAGTGTCCGTTCTATCACTCGGCTGAAACGGAATCAGGCGCATCTGCTGATTGAGGAATTTATGCTGGCTGCTAACGAGGCAGTGGGCGAGACCCTGGATCAAGCCGGTGCTTCAGTTTTATTTCGGGTGCATGAAGAACCGGATGAGGCGAAAGTGAAGGATTTTGCTGAGCTGGCTTGGTCGCTGGGACTGAAACTTCCTAAAGCGGAACTCACGCCTTCCTGGTTTGCCGGGGCTCTGGAAGTTGCCAGGGATTCTTCAGCGGAATATGTAGTCAATAATCTTCTGCTTCGCACCATGCAGCGGGCCAGATACACGCCGACGAATTACGGCCATTTTGGGCTGGCCGCAGAATACTATATCCATTTCACCTCGCCTATCCGGCGTTATCCAGATCTGGTGGCTCATCGGGTCATGCAGAATCTTTTGCTCAGAAAAACGGGAAAAACCGGCAAAATTGGTAAAGCCACTGGCGAGCGAAAAGGACAGCAGGGAAAAATCCTGCCTGCTGGAGTAAACGCGGAAGCCGCCGGAACCTTTCTTTCTGCCCGTGAACGGGTTGCAGTAGAGGCGGAACGCGATGTTCAAGCTCGGCTGGCTGCCCTGTATCTGCGCGATAAGGTGACTGAGCAGTTTGAGGCGATCATTTCCGGGGTGACCTCCTTTGGTCTTTTTGTGGAATTAGTCGATTGTCTCATTAGCGGGGCAATTCCGGTGAGTGAGATGAAGGATGACTATTACCGTTATGATAATAAGGGCCATAAATTAGTCGGTGAGCGGACAGGGAAGATCCTTCGGTTGGGTGACCTTGTTCAGGTGCAGCTTGATCAGGTCGACATGTTGAGCAGGAAAATCACTTTTTCTCTGGTTGATCAGAAAGAGAAATAAGCAAACCAAGACGCGGGGCCATCTGTTCTTTTCTTGACGAACCCGACGAATTCAAATAAGAATATTCTTTTTACACAATCAGGTAGAACGGAGAGCGGGCTCTCTGTGCAGCCCTGATGCGTCTACATCCTCCACCGCCCCTAAGAAAAGGGGAGGGCGGGGGAGCGCAATAAAATAACTTTTCGTCTACGAGGTCTATTATGGAAGAATTAGCAAGTATTTCTGACTATCCTTTTTTATTTGGCTTGGCTATCGGCTTGGTTCTGGCTGTGGTTTTCTGGGTGCGTTCTGTGATCAAGGCACGGGTGCTCAGTGCGGAGATCAAAAAGCTGCGTGATCATCTGCACACCAAATTCGAGATTGAATCCGCAGATAATGAGCACCGTAAGGAACAACTGAATCAGCTCAGGCAGGAACGGGACAATCTCCGCAATATGATTCAGGTGCTGAACCAAAAGCCGAGCAAGCAGGAAATGCGTCAGACCCAGGTGTATCAAAAGGCCATCGAGACCATGTTTGAAAAATCTCCCGGTTTTGCACCGGCTTGGCAGATCACCCTGAAAGAGGCCGAAGAAGAGATGCGCAATGCTGAAAAAGGCATTATACCCTTTTTTAAACGAATGACCGGATCTTCTCCGGCCTCGTATTCTGTTTCCTCCTCTGAAGAGAAAAAGCCCCGCAACCGTCATCTGGAGCTTGAAGATCCGGCCAACCTGTAAAAGAATTCAACAAGAAATACCCTGCCCATTATTTCGGATGTGCCGTAGGGGCGAACCTGTGTGTTCGCCCTTTTATGCCGGGCAGACACGCAGGTCCGCCCCTACAATTCCGCACCTAAAAACGGGGAGGGAGGATTTTCTGCCAAATTCATAAGGAGTATTCATACCTTGTCTCAACCAATTACTACCCTGTCCGGTAGCGGCCTGATACTGGTTCGTCCGAAATACCCGGAAAATATTGGAGCCTCCGCCCGTATCGCTTGCAACTTCGGTATTGAACAGCTGACCGTGGTTGCAGAGGAAGCACCGGATCAGGAGCGGATGTTGAAGATGGCCACTCATAAGGCAAGTCATCTTATTCGTGATCTCCGATTCGTTGATAACACCCGTGAGGCCGCAGAACCCTATCATTTCATTGTCGGCACAACGGCTCGGCAAGGGAGGCACCGGGTTCTGGAAAAGGCCCCGCACGCAGTTATGACTGAGCTGGCTTCGCTGGCTGCTAGTCATCGAATCGGCCTGATGTTCGGGCAGGAAAGCAGTGGCCTGACCAATGAAGACCTTGATTTCTGCCAGTTCACCTCCACCATCCCTACAGCGGATTTTTCCTCGCTCAATCTGGCTCAGGCGGTTGCCATTCATTGCTATGAGCTTTCTATGGCGATCAGCAGGCAGAACGAACCGGATGATATGTATGGTGAGAGTCAATATGCCAATTCTTATGATCTGGAGGGGATGTATGAACATATTGAACAGGCCCTGACTAAGATTACCTTTATCCGCCACACCAATAAGACCTATTGGATGCGCAATATCCGTCAGTTTCTCAGTCGTACCAAGATTAAAAAGAAAGAGGCTAGTTTGATTCGTGGGGTGTGCAGGAAATTTCTCTGGCACAGCCGACAGGAGGAGGAGAAGGGACAGGAGGAAAAAGACGGTGAGTAATCGGGCTGTGGTTCGTATTATTGCTTCTGCAAAGAATCGGATTGAAGGGGAGGCTGTTCAGCAGCTTGAACAGGTGGCCCAGCTGCAAAGGATGCACACGGTCATTGGTCTGCCTGACCTTCATCCTGGAAAAGGTGGCCCCATTGGTGGGGCCTTTTTTTGTCAAGGTATCCTGTATCCTTATCTGATTGGCAATGATATTGGCTGCGGCATGGGTCTCTGGCAGACCGATCTCAAGCAGAGAAAGGCCAAGCGGGATCGTTGGGTGAAAAAGCTGCACGGGTTGGAAGATCCCTGGGAAGGAGATCCTACGCCTTGGCTCGCCCAAGAAGATATTGCTCCCAGTGGTTGGGATCCTGCTTTGGGTACCATTGGCGGGGGCAATCATTTTGCCGAGTTGCAGACAATCAGTTCGGTTGAGGATGAAGATACCTTTGACCGGGCCGGTTTGGCGAGCGGCCATCTTTTTCTGCTTGTCCATAGTGGTTCCCGAGGGCTCGGGCAGCATATTCTGACCAAGCATGTTGAGCAGTACAAAAACAACGGTCTTGAACAGGGAACGGCAGCAGCTGAGGCCTATATTGAGGAGCATAATCATGCCTTGCAATGGGCACGATTGAACAGGGCGATCATTGCTGATCGTTTTTTCGCTCTGCTCGGGACAGCTGGCACGCGTATTCTGGACAGATGTCATAACAGCCTGACCTGTAGTACCTTGAATGGCCTCTCCGGCTGGTTACACCGAAAAGGGGCCGCCCCCGCAGACGAAGGGCTGCTCGTTATCCCCGGATCTCGCGGGAGCTTCACCTATTTGGTTCAGCCGATCGGTAACCAAGAGGAGAATTGTTTTTCGCTGGCCCACGGTGCAGGCCGCAAGTGGCAAAGGAGCGGCAGTCGCAGCAGGCTCAAAGGAAAATATACTCAGGAATCCCTACTTCAGACAAAGCTCGGCAGCAGGGTGATCTGTGAAGACAAAGACCGGCTCTATGAAGAAGCACCCCAGGCCTATAAGAATATCGACGTCATTATTCAAGATTTGCAGGACGCCAGCTTGCTCAAGGTGGTTGCCGTACTTCAGCCGCTTATCACCTATAAAACAAGGAGAAGATGATGGAGAGTTGCTGGGTGCAGATTACTTCGGGCAGAGG
This sequence is a window from Candidatus Electrothrix rattekaaiensis. Protein-coding genes within it:
- a CDS encoding polyamine aminopropyltransferase produces the protein MPSDQFRLTKSRAAVLQVSVLVVALCGIVYELLIATVSSYLLGDSVRQFSVTIGLFMAAMGLGAYITRFVNHHLIARFVIIEILVALVGGLSTVILFLVFPWTGFYQPTMYGLIIIIGTLVGMEIPLLTRVLSETGDIRRSIADVLSLDYVGALIGSVAFPLFLLPFLGLFRASFVIGFFNAGVALFNVAVFSTLLRFPRRYAALALLVCALLISTLITNERITAFAEGQLYADRIIFSEQTPYQKIVLTREEGINRHRLYLDGHIQFAEVDEYRYHEALVHPVLSSPGPRKEVLILGGGDGLAVREILKYNEVQRIILVDIDPAITRICSTLAPITRLNQGSLDDPRVRIYNEDAFAFLRQSKEIFDRVIIDLPDPHNEALSKLYSVEFYTLLARRLTADGLVVSQSTSPLMTRETFRAIGETMGSAGFEVLRYKVNVPSFAGDWGFTLAGRPGHLPTAFAIPEAKTRFLTSRVMEAATVFAKDEQVVSALTNSLFEPKLYLTYNREAARW
- a CDS encoding DUF350 domain-containing protein — translated: MINFTETAELYYGMLYIILGIAVLALSKFIVNLMTPYKINKELIHSDNPALGVTLAGYYAGVVIIFLGSVIGESGTASATVGSLFLEAGIDLCYAVFGILALNLCRKVVDLAILYKFSTVKEIITDRNVGTGAVEAGAMIATAMMIAGAVNGEGSFLSTLVFFILGMGLLILFSHFHAFLTPYDDHDEIEKDNVAAGAYLGFSLIALGIIVLKATAGDFISWGYNLSWFAGYAVLGFLGLAVLQKIILMIFLPGANIEEEISRDRNLNIAWIGGTMSIGIATFIFFLL
- a CDS encoding S-adenosylmethionine decarboxylase; translated protein: MEEGTVFHAALSFRNVGANLGDKKLLQKVAERIVGHFRLDVVDVHWHYYAPVGITGVYVLQQSSLTLHTWPEFKKLVIDVTTCGSEVDLEIILPELKAVLCTNTVQLSAEIL
- the aat gene encoding leucyl/phenylalanyl-tRNA--protein transferase yields the protein MPVFRLSGEIIFPDPQLAEPDGLLAVGGDLAPARILAAYSQGIFPWYSDTEPILWWSPVPRLVLLPEEFHLSKRLARTIRKKIFEVRVDTAFAEVIFSCASIRRDAGKGTWITQEMQDAYIHLHELGFAHSVESWFEGELVGGLYGICLDRFFFGESMFSRKDDASKVALATLMENAECLNIRAVDCQMTTKHMLRFGSRERSREEFEELLEQFIQQIVPQQPWRFAG
- a CDS encoding HD domain-containing protein; its protein translation is MGRFDLEKYRQEMSSFIGSGDETSVFYEALDFAFSAHDGQMRKSGDPYIIHPCATARILAEEMDVHNCEILAAGLLHDTIEDVEDITPEVIRKKFGPNVEAIVVGCTKVKHHSGDKQALKKLVHRKLFTGAAVRPEVMVVKLADRMHNLRTLGSMPRYKRQRIAEETLDFYAPLATILGLFALKRELYTRALSYKFPKQGQKLRQYINRLEKNPNLVSLTTNLNEGLTAAGVKAEIAVRTKGLWGYYDIRNQILKKELEVPQEILITVEQRTCCYQTLGILNQLYPPIPRTIRDFIANPKPTGYQGLHARAIIEGNKYLFKIRTEEMARSAQRGLVKDWNPNEKNQGRFVREIQEMFEILGNNDAVSYRDMIAAGGRKEIYTYTPQGDLICLPVHSVVLDFAFRIHTDIGHTCTGAIIGNRKVKPNEVLQDGNVVRILRRNQPINFDLSMQHCCQTPRARSELTKVFRKRIQAVSMETGRSVLEQEMRRYGLSYDLLEQQGMEHILVYFNLASREELLQEVGQGQLRLRELIYEIRNGLQMRSNDILPQPTGILNRIELTTVDPVVVKSSACCKPTPLDKGSVGLLSRRGISHHCKDCFQLKKMKFQREDAVEVHWKLSATPVKKEQKITILAATAKRVFKLISLAPDALQVTDVLRTGQKSTAVPSWEVRFTVTNLQGLKRIIRHLDRSDLRYSFDFEQ
- the rnr gene encoding ribonuclease R, translating into MAKKRNRGSRKTTGVPKTRQHNDQEHSLSKTLLSFFRKQTKPVSLDTIINELTPTPPSRKLLKETLASLEKDGKLNRRRQRWVIANRQEPVRATLSLTAKGFGFAVLEGNVARQQKDVFIPAAALNGATHGDTVLIQPAGSPKRPEGEVVEVEKRAFTHVCGIYMSGKNTGYVAPDNDKLPTSIQVRRNDAMDADDGMAVRVEILDYGAKQRMPVGRVVEILGSAESVAVQIRMTVEQFQLSRSFPENVERAAANLVPLTEPESGRKDLRYLRHVTIDGATAKDFDDAIAVQKTKKGFRLFVSIADVSHYVRPGSAIDQEAYQRGTSVYLPDLVLPMLPERLSNDLCSLVPDQDRPAFTAILDFDQQGLRNGAKFTRSMIRSHQRFTYDTVNQAIYLGDKDVRREHKSLLPMLEKAKDLAALLNKQRMQRGALGFTVPESNIELEGDSVRSITRLKRNQAHLLIEEFMLAANEAVGETLDQAGASVLFRVHEEPDEAKVKDFAELAWSLGLKLPKAELTPSWFAGALEVARDSSAEYVVNNLLLRTMQRARYTPTNYGHFGLAAEYYIHFTSPIRRYPDLVAHRVMQNLLLRKTGKTGKIGKATGERKGQQGKILPAGVNAEAAGTFLSARERVAVEAERDVQARLAALYLRDKVTEQFEAIISGVTSFGLFVELVDCLISGAIPVSEMKDDYYRYDNKGHKLVGERTGKILRLGDLVQVQLDQVDMLSRKITFSLVDQKEK
- a CDS encoding TrmH family RNA methyltransferase, producing MSQPITTLSGSGLILVRPKYPENIGASARIACNFGIEQLTVVAEEAPDQERMLKMATHKASHLIRDLRFVDNTREAAEPYHFIVGTTARQGRHRVLEKAPHAVMTELASLAASHRIGLMFGQESSGLTNEDLDFCQFTSTIPTADFSSLNLAQAVAIHCYELSMAISRQNEPDDMYGESQYANSYDLEGMYEHIEQALTKITFIRHTNKTYWMRNIRQFLSRTKIKKKEASLIRGVCRKFLWHSRQEEEKGQEEKDGE
- a CDS encoding RNA ligase RtcB family protein; the encoded protein is MSNRAVVRIIASAKNRIEGEAVQQLEQVAQLQRMHTVIGLPDLHPGKGGPIGGAFFCQGILYPYLIGNDIGCGMGLWQTDLKQRKAKRDRWVKKLHGLEDPWEGDPTPWLAQEDIAPSGWDPALGTIGGGNHFAELQTISSVEDEDTFDRAGLASGHLFLLVHSGSRGLGQHILTKHVEQYKNNGLEQGTAAAEAYIEEHNHALQWARLNRAIIADRFFALLGTAGTRILDRCHNSLTCSTLNGLSGWLHRKGAAPADEGLLVIPGSRGSFTYLVQPIGNQEENCFSLAHGAGRKWQRSGSRSRLKGKYTQESLLQTKLGSRVICEDKDRLYEEAPQAYKNIDVIIQDLQDASLLKVVAVLQPLITYKTRRR